A single window of Watersipora subatra chromosome 9, tzWatSuba1.1, whole genome shotgun sequence DNA harbors:
- the LOC137404043 gene encoding LOW QUALITY PROTEIN: death-associated inhibitor of apoptosis 1-like (The sequence of the model RefSeq protein was modified relative to this genomic sequence to represent the inferred CDS: substituted 1 base at 1 genomic stop codon): protein MPSQQLHNCKMLTRSQLKVVILRQLVYKEPLKGIKAERTDQREATLNRPERVRQGGHMPERNFDALDVDRRRQAAEYVPGYDWIPGRFGPPPGIKKERKEQFDRMSDKEILYAFLKLSQEEKESLMVSERERQRTFAAHWPIETIVKAHDCAKEGFYYTGVADRVQCAFCGGIVRNWERGDVPKYQHKNFFNYXKMVQNKPCQNIPISNCGLTKDLMTNQLSSSVRDDRKPATLGDLNINTIKPKDPPMSVYSKRMDTYRRYPSGNPIAADKLCEAGFLYEGIGDKVKCFWCDGALEMWSRGDDPWTEHAKWYPGCTFVQQTKGLAFIKTVLQQMTPDNIATAETLLYNKGDVSFLDMETSEEPVSIEELDGYKYCRLLEYPAEIIFKAYEINDDVEFEEPSKLVEIVQELYEGNSIPLEEYQKEVASRKNDQSVTTGVTDSTTQPGRWVPHI from the exons ATGCCTAGTCAGCAATTGCACAATTGCAAAATGCTGACtagaagccaattaaaagtgGTTATTCTCAGACAGCTTGTATATAAGGAGCCTCTGAAAGGGATTAAGGCAGAGAGGACAGACCAGAGAGAGGCCACGTTGAACAGGCCAGAGAGAGTGCGCCAGGGAGGCCAC ATGCCTGAAAGAAACTTTGACGCATTGGATGTAGACCGGCGCAGGCAAGCCGCTGAGTATGTGCCAGGATATGACTGGATACCTGGAAGATTTGGGCCACCACCAGGCATTAAAAAAGAACGAAAGGAGCAATTTG ATCGCATGTCAGACAAGGAAATCCTCTATGCTTTTCTAAAGCTCAGTCAGGAAGAGAAAGAGTCTCTCATGGTCTCAGAGAGGGAACGGCAGCGAACCTTTGCTGCTCACTGGCCAATAGAAACAATAGTCAAGGCTCATGACTGTGCTAAGGAAGGGTTTTACTACACCGGTGTAGCGGACAGAGTTCAGTGCGCTTTCTGTGGTGGAATCGTCAGGAACTGGGAGAGGGGAGATGTGCCCAAGTATCAGCATAAAAACTTCTTTAACTACTGAAAAATGGTTCAAA ACAAGCCATGTCAGAATATCCCTATAAGTAACTGTGGACTTACTAAAGACCTCATGACAAATCAACTGAGTAGCTCTGTCAGAGATGATCGAA AACCAGCTACTCTTGGTGACCTGAATATCAACACAATCAAACCCAAGGATCCACCTATGAGTGTCTACAGTAAGAGAATGGATACATACCGACGATACCCTAGCGGTAACCCGATAGCTGCAGACAAGCTTTGTGAAGCTGGCTTTCTGTATGAAGGCATCGGAGACAAAGTGAAGTGTTTTTGGTGTGATGGAGCCCTTGAGATGTGGAGCAGGGGAGACGATCCATGGACAGAACATGCAAA GTGGTACCCAGGCTGTACTTTTGTTCAACAAACAAAGGGATTGGCTTTCATCAAAACTGTGCTGCAACAGATGACTCCCGATAACATCGCTACTGCAGAAACCCTGCTTTACAACAAGGGAGATGTTTCTTTTCTTG acatgGAAACAAGTGAAGAGCCAGTGTCTATAGAGGAACTTGATGGATACAAATACTGTCGATTACTTGAGTATCCAGCTGAGATCATTTTCAAGGCTTATGAAATTAATGATG ATGTTGAATTTGAGGAACCAAGTAAGCTGGTGGAGATAGTACAGGAGCTGTATGAGGGCAACTCCATACCTTTAG AGGAATACCAAAAAGAAGTAGCTAGTAGAAAGAATGACCAATCAGTGACAACTGGTGTCACTGATTCAACCACTCAACCAGGAAGGTGGGTACCTCATATTTAA
- the LOC137404044 gene encoding baculoviral IAP repeat-containing protein 3-like, translating into MPERNFDALDVDRRRQAAEYVPGYDWIPGRFGPPPGIKKERKEQFDRMSDKEFLYAFLKLSQEEKESLMVSERERQRTFAAHWPIETIVKAHDCAKEEFYYTGVADRVQCAFCGGIVRNWERGDVPKYQHKNFFNYCKMVQNKPCQNIPLSNCGLPKDLMTNQLSSFVRDDRKPDTLGDLNINTIRPKDPPMSVYSKRMDTYRRYPSGNPIAADKLCDAGFLYEGIRDKVKCFWCDGALEMWSRRDDPWAEHAKWYPGCTFVQQTKGLAFIKTVRQQMTSDNIATAETLLYDKGDVSFLEEDMDESEEPVSIEELDGYKYCRLLEYPAEIIVKAYEVNDDFEFEEPSKLVEIVQELYEGNSIPLEEYQKEVASRENDQSVTTGVTDSTTQPGRRINVIELITSPNDPSEQDCKDLVDALRCKKCRKNMMTPDNMPTAETLLYNKEDVSYLEEDMETSEEPVSIEELDGYKYCQLLEYSAEIIVKAYEVNDAIETLEWNLREKVEIVQELNEGNSIPLEEHQKEVASRKDDQSVTTGVTDSTTQQGRRINVVELITNPNDPSEQECKDLVDALRCKNCRKNMSGAVILPCGCYCFCQDCSNGNLPAKCPACASTVKGACRTFLA; encoded by the exons ATGCCTGAAAGAAACTTTGACGCATTGGATGTAGACCGGCGCAGGCAAGCCGCTGAGTATGTGCCAGGATATGACTGGATACCTGGAAGATTTGGGCCACCACCAGGCATTAAAAAAGAAAGAAAGGAGCAGTTTG ATCGCATGTCAGACAAGGAATTCCTCTATGCTTTTCTAAAACTCAGTCAGGAAGAGAAAGAGTCTCTCATGGTCTCAGAGAGGGAACGGCAGCGAACCTTTGCTGCTCACTGGCCAATAGAAACAATAGTCAAGGCTCATGACTGTGCTAAGGAAGAGTTTTACTACACTGGTGTAGCGGACAGAGTGCAGTGCGCTTTCTGTGGTGGAATCGTCAGGAACTGGGAGAGGGGAGATGTGCCCAAGTATCAGCATAAAAACTTCTTTAACTACTGCAAAATGGTTCAAA ACAAGCCATGTCAGAATATCCCTTTAAGTAACTGCGGGCTTCCTAAAGACCTTATGACAAATCAACTGAGTAGCTTTGTCAGAGATGATCGAA AACCAGATACTCTTGGTGACCTAAATATCAACACAATCAGACCCAAAGATCCACCTATGAGTGTCTACAGTAAGAGAATGGATACATACCGACGATACCCTAGCGGTAACCCAATAGCTGCAGACAAGCTTTGTGACGCTGGCTTTCTGTATGAAGGCATCAGAGACAAAGTGAAGTGTTTTTGGTGTGATGGAGCGCTTGAGATGTGGAGCAGGAGAGACGATCCATGGGCAGAACATGCAAA gtGGTACCCAGGCTGCACTTTTGTTCAACAAACAAAGGGACTGGCCTTCATCAAAACTGTGCGGCAACAGATGACTTCCGATAACATCGCTACTGCAGAAACCCTGCTTTACGACAAGGGAGATGTTTCTTTTCTTG aggaagacatgGACGAAAGTGAAGAGCCAGTTTCTATAGAGGAACTTGATGGATACAAATACTGTCGATTACTTGAGTATCCAGCTGAGATCATTGTCAAGGCTTATGAAGTTAATGATG ATTTTGAATTTGAAGAACCAAGTAAGCTGGTAGAGATCGTACAGGAGCTGTATGAGGGCAACTCCATACCTTTAG AGGAATACCAAAAAGAAGTAGCTAGTAGAGAGAATGACCAATCAGTTACAACTGGTGTCACTGATTCAACCACTCAACCAGGAAG GAGGATTAACGTGATTGAGCTGATCACGAGCCCTAATGATCCCTCTGAGCAGGATTGTAAGGACCTGGTTGATGCTCTCAGATGTAAAAAGTGCAGAAAGAACATG ATGACTCCCGATAACATGCCTACTGCAGAAACCCTGCTTTACAACAAGGAAGATGTTTCTTATCTTG aggaagacatgGAAACAAGTGAAGAGCCAGTGTCTATAGAGGAACTTGATGGATACAAATACTGTCAATTACTTGAGTATTCAGCTGAGATCATAGTCAAGGCTTATGAAGTTAATGATG CCATTGAAACTCTA GAGTGGAATTTAAGGGAAAAAGTGGAGATAGTACAGGAGCTGAATGAGGGCAACTCCATACCTCTAG AGGAACACCAGAAGGAAGTAGCAAGTAGAAAGGATGACCAATCAGTTACAACTGGTGTCACTGATTCAACCACTCAACAAGGAAG AAGGATAAATGTGGTTGAGTTGATCACCAACCCTAATGATCCCTCGGAGCAGGAATGTAAGGACCTGGTTGATGCTCTCAGATGTAAAAACTGCAGAAAGAACATG TCCGGAGCCGTTATTCTTCCTTGTGGATGTTACTGCTTCTGTCAGGACTGCAGCAATGGAAATCTCCCTGCGAAATGCCCAGCATGTGCAAGCACTGTGAAGGGTGCCTGCAGGACCTTCCTTGCCTAA